A part of Criblamydia sequanensis CRIB-18 genomic DNA contains:
- a CDS encoding lipoyl protein ligase domain-containing protein, producing the protein MEEIHLLHLKNVPILTQLQIEESLLKADERNFCVLNQGTPPAIVMGISGKAESLIFLERLKEWKMPLIKRFTGGGTVVVDEDTLFVSFIIQKKEALKITQESIHQWTSSFYQKVFDHPEFSLLENDYVLGVKKMGGNAQYIRKSRFLHHTSFLWSYDKSRMSLLKMPPKIPNYREARSHEAFLCKLEDHLPSKDFFFDRIQTQLESHFILKNMEQEEVLRSLERPHRKSVELIEY; encoded by the coding sequence ATGGAAGAGATTCATTTACTTCATTTAAAAAATGTCCCTATTTTGACACAGCTTCAAATAGAAGAATCCCTTTTAAAGGCTGATGAGCGCAATTTTTGTGTTTTGAATCAGGGAACGCCGCCTGCCATCGTGATGGGAATTTCAGGCAAAGCAGAAAGCCTTATATTTTTAGAAAGGCTTAAAGAATGGAAGATGCCGCTTATTAAGAGATTTACAGGCGGTGGAACTGTCGTTGTCGATGAAGACACTCTTTTTGTAAGCTTTATCATTCAAAAAAAAGAAGCTCTTAAAATCACGCAAGAAAGCATTCATCAATGGACGAGCTCTTTTTATCAAAAAGTATTTGATCATCCGGAGTTCTCTCTTCTGGAAAATGATTATGTATTGGGGGTGAAGAAAATGGGGGGCAATGCGCAATATATCAGGAAGTCTAGGTTCTTGCACCACACTTCTTTTCTTTGGTCTTACGATAAAAGCCGAATGAGCCTTTTAAAAATGCCTCCAAAAATTCCAAATTATAGAGAAGCTAGAAGCCATGAAGCTTTTCTTTGCAAACTTGAAGATCATTTGCCTTCCAAGGATTTCTTTTTTGACAGAATTCAAACCCAATTGGAGAGCCATTTTATTTTAAAAAACATGGAGCAAGAAGAAGTTTTAAGATCCCTTGAAAGACCGCATAGAAAATCGGTTGAACTTATTGAATATTAA
- the mnmG gene encoding tRNA uridine-5-carboxymethylaminomethyl(34) synthesis enzyme MnmG, giving the protein MWEYPDKYDVIVMGGGHAGCEAAFASAKMGAKTLLLTMNLDTIGKMSCNPAVGGIGKGHMVREIDALGGLMGKLIDATGIQFRMLNATKGPAVWAPRAQADKFLYAQEAKFRLEKTPNLEIKQGTIEEILAPNGVIAGVITKEGIHYHTKTLIISSGTFMRGLLHIGEKQHSGGRAGDQPAVGLSASLEAFGIKLGRLKTGTPPRIHRRSIDFSLTEEQPGEENIRFSFDEEEVKRPAQISCYITYTTKETKEIILNNLHRSAMYSGRIQSVGPRYCPSIEDKMVRFADKERHQLFLEPEGLTTDEIYVNGVSSSMPLDVQLDFIRSIPALRNAEIMRPAYAIEYDYVESGQMTPSLESKKIEGLFFAGQINGTTGYEEAAGQGIMAGINAASKLKGIDPLVFKRSEAYIGVMIDDLCTKGLTEPYRMFTSRAEHRLLLRQDNADLRLREYGYKLGLIDDNQHRRLLNKKKAIEEESFKLSKIYKTIDGKGVTLAQILCRPEITYSDLLAKYPEDVTDYGEDTNLQIELNLKYAGYIDRQNSEIAKHSHIESIRIPKGFDFKSVTGLRNEAKEKLSRVSPETLAQASRISGVSPADITVLIIALSKRSKI; this is encoded by the coding sequence ATGTGGGAATACCCAGATAAATATGATGTAATTGTTATGGGAGGCGGCCACGCAGGTTGCGAAGCCGCCTTTGCTTCCGCTAAAATGGGGGCAAAGACTCTTCTTCTAACAATGAACTTAGATACCATCGGTAAAATGAGTTGCAACCCGGCTGTCGGGGGAATCGGTAAAGGACATATGGTCCGAGAAATCGATGCCCTTGGCGGATTAATGGGAAAGCTGATTGATGCCACAGGTATCCAATTCCGCATGCTCAATGCTACAAAAGGTCCAGCTGTTTGGGCGCCAAGAGCTCAAGCGGACAAGTTTCTTTACGCTCAAGAAGCGAAATTTCGTCTTGAAAAAACCCCAAACCTTGAAATCAAACAAGGGACTATCGAAGAAATTCTTGCTCCAAACGGAGTGATCGCCGGGGTTATCACAAAAGAAGGCATCCACTACCACACTAAAACTCTGATTATTTCTTCCGGCACCTTTATGCGAGGTCTTTTACACATAGGTGAAAAGCAGCATAGCGGCGGAAGAGCGGGAGATCAACCGGCGGTTGGATTATCTGCAAGTTTAGAGGCATTCGGAATCAAACTGGGTCGATTAAAGACAGGAACACCACCTAGAATCCATCGTAGATCCATTGACTTCAGCCTGACTGAAGAGCAGCCGGGAGAAGAGAACATCCGCTTTTCTTTTGATGAGGAAGAGGTAAAAAGGCCCGCTCAAATTAGCTGTTACATCACTTATACGACCAAAGAAACCAAAGAGATCATCCTAAATAATTTGCATCGCTCGGCTATGTACTCCGGACGAATTCAATCGGTTGGACCAAGGTATTGTCCTTCCATTGAAGATAAAATGGTCCGCTTTGCAGATAAAGAAAGGCATCAACTTTTCTTAGAGCCTGAAGGGCTGACAACAGATGAGATCTATGTCAATGGCGTATCCTCTTCTATGCCCCTTGATGTGCAGTTAGACTTTATAAGAAGCATACCGGCCCTTAGAAATGCTGAAATAATGAGGCCGGCTTACGCTATTGAATACGATTATGTCGAAAGCGGGCAAATGACCCCGAGCCTTGAGTCTAAAAAGATCGAAGGGCTGTTTTTCGCAGGTCAAATCAACGGCACGACGGGTTATGAAGAAGCTGCCGGACAAGGGATTATGGCCGGCATCAATGCTGCTTCAAAATTAAAAGGGATAGACCCTTTAGTCTTTAAACGATCCGAAGCCTATATCGGCGTTATGATAGACGATCTTTGTACCAAAGGGTTGACAGAACCTTATCGCATGTTCACAAGCCGGGCCGAGCACCGTCTTCTTTTAAGACAGGACAACGCAGACCTTAGGTTAAGGGAATATGGCTATAAATTAGGCCTTATTGACGATAACCAGCATAGGCGTCTTTTAAATAAGAAAAAGGCCATCGAAGAAGAGTCCTTCAAGCTTTCAAAGATTTATAAAACAATTGACGGGAAAGGGGTAACGCTCGCTCAAATTCTTTGCCGTCCTGAAATTACCTACAGCGATCTTTTAGCTAAATACCCGGAAGATGTTACCGATTACGGCGAAGACACCAATTTGCAAATCGAGCTCAATCTTAAATATGCGGGCTACATCGATCGGCAAAATAGCGAGATTGCCAAACACTCCCACATTGAATCCATCCGCATCCCTAAAGGGTTTGATTTTAAATCTGTCACAGGTTTAAGAAATGAAGCTAAAGAAAAGCTATCCAGAGTTTCTCCTGAAACTTTAGCTCAAGCTTCAAGAATTTCCGGGGTTTCTCCTGCTGACATTACGGTATTAATCATAGCTCTTTCAAAAAGATCCAAGATTTAA
- a CDS encoding AURKAIP1/COX24 domain-containing protein: MSSVKKKRRFKIAKHKRKKRSRRDRHKTK; this comes from the coding sequence ATGTCTTCTGTAAAAAAGAAGCGTCGCTTTAAAATCGCTAAGCATAAGCGAAAAAAGCGCAGCCGTCGCGACAGACACAAAACTAAATAG